One Onychomys torridus chromosome 17, mOncTor1.1, whole genome shotgun sequence genomic window carries:
- the Cln8 gene encoding protein CLN8 produces MTPVSNHGVAESIFDLDYASWKIRSTLAVAGFVFYLGVFVVCHQLSSSLNATYRSLLAKEKVFWNLAATRAVFGVQSTAAGLWALLGDPVLHADKALGQQNWCWFHVTTATGFFLFENVAVHLSNLFFRTFDVFLAVHHLFAFLGFLGSAVNLRAGHYLAMTTLLLEMSTPFTCVSWMLLKAGWSDSLFWKVNQWLMIHMFHCRMILTYHMWWVCFQHWGALVGSLYLPHFALFLCGLALLTLILNPYWTHKKTQQLLNPVDWNFAQPETKGGSRQERTNGQVPLKKRL; encoded by the exons ATGACGCCTGTGAGCAACCATGGCGTGGCGGAGAGCATTTTCGACCTGGACTATGCTTCCTGGAAGATTCGCTCGACCCTAGCGGTAGCCGGGTTTGTCTTCTACCTGGGCGTCTTTGTGGTCTGCCACCAGCTGTCCTCCTCCCTGAACGCCACCTACCGCTCTCTGCTGGCCAAAGAGAAGGTCTTCTGGAACCTGGCGGCCACCCGCGCAGTCTTTGGTGTGCAGAGCACGGCAGCCGGCCTGTGGGCTCTGCTGGGGGACCCCGTGCTCCACGCTGACAAGGCGCTGGGGCAGCAGAACTGGTGCTGGTTTCACGTCACCACGGCCACTGGGTTCTTCCTCTTTGAGAATGTGGCCGTTCACCTGTCCAACCTATTCTTCCGGACATTCGACGTGTTCTTGGCTGTCCACCACCTCTTCGCCTTCCTTGGGTTTCTGGGTTCGGCGGTCAACCTCAGAGCCGGCCACTACCTGGCCATGACCACTTTGCTCTTGGAGATGAGCACACCTTTCACCTGTGTTTCCTGGATGCTCCTGAAG GCTGGCTGGTCAGACTCCCTGTTCTGGAAGGTCAACCAGTGGTTAATGATCCACATGTTTCACTGCCGCATGATCCTCACCTACCACATGTGGTGGGTGTGCTTCCAGCACTGGGGTGCCCTGGTCGGCAGCCTGTACCTGCCTCACTTTGCACTCTTTCTCTGTGGGCTGGCCCTGCTCACGCTCATCCTCAACCCCTACTGGACGCACAAAAAGACCCAGCAGCTTCTTAACCCCGTGGACTGGAACTTCGCGCAGCCCGAAACCAAGGGCGGCAGCAGGCAGGAAAGGACCAATGGCCAGGTGCCTCTGAAAAAGAGGCTCTAG